Proteins from one Paraburkholderia sp. BL10I2N1 genomic window:
- a CDS encoding IS3 family transposase: MSHTISVSAGKSFGLQRVCQVLQFPRSTIYAVRARAAANVVPIIPGRRGPKPKMPDTELLKAIRDDLAASPFTGEGHRKVWARLRILRGIRVSRTRVLRLMREHSLLSPHRRPKGEPNLHDGRITTDCPNEMWGTDGVRVATVDDGMVWIFSAVDHCDGLCTGIHAAKIGDRFAALEPISQGLLAEFGSVVADSGRGLSLRMDHGSQYTSDDFRDQIRFWGIAPSYAFVAEPQTNGVAERFNRTMKEQAIHGRIFKNLEEVRAAAIAFKDRYNRDWRLEKLGFKSPLEARQERLMKLAA, translated from the coding sequence ATGAGCCACACGATCTCCGTCAGTGCAGGCAAGTCCTTTGGATTGCAGCGGGTCTGCCAGGTGCTCCAGTTCCCGCGCTCGACGATCTACGCGGTGCGTGCGAGAGCGGCAGCTAACGTGGTGCCGATCATCCCGGGGCGTCGCGGCCCCAAGCCGAAGATGCCCGATACCGAACTGCTGAAGGCTATTCGCGACGATCTGGCAGCGTCGCCATTCACCGGCGAAGGTCATCGCAAGGTCTGGGCACGGCTGCGCATCTTGCGAGGCATCCGGGTCTCCAGAACCCGTGTGTTGCGATTGATGCGTGAGCACAGTCTGCTCTCGCCGCACCGGCGGCCAAAAGGCGAACCCAACCTTCACGACGGCCGGATCACGACCGACTGCCCCAATGAGATGTGGGGTACCGATGGCGTGCGCGTCGCGACCGTGGACGACGGCATGGTGTGGATCTTCTCGGCCGTTGATCACTGCGATGGCCTGTGCACCGGCATCCATGCGGCGAAAATCGGTGACCGCTTCGCTGCCCTCGAGCCGATCTCCCAGGGGCTGCTGGCCGAGTTTGGCTCGGTAGTCGCCGACTCGGGGCGCGGGTTGTCGCTGCGCATGGATCACGGTTCGCAATACACCTCGGACGACTTCCGCGACCAGATCCGGTTCTGGGGCATCGCGCCCAGCTACGCCTTTGTCGCCGAACCGCAGACCAACGGCGTCGCCGAGCGGTTCAACCGGACAATGAAGGAACAGGCGATTCATGGGCGCATCTTCAAAAACCTGGAGGAAGTTCGTGCTGCCGCCATCGCATTCAAGGATCGATACAATCGCGACTGGCGTCTTGAAAAGCTGGGCTTCAAATCACCCCTCGAAGCCCGTCAGGAAAGGCTGATGAAACTGGCCGCCTGA
- a CDS encoding transposase produces MLKKADSKAIAPDAQEGARSATESASGAAEVKRWSTGRKRSVVLRLLRGEPVDAVSREVGVTIAELEQWRELALAGMEAGLKARTTDPLQARLNDAVRRVGELSMEVEILRKERELQARRPLSVRRSST; encoded by the coding sequence ATGTTGAAGAAAGCTGATTCGAAGGCGATTGCGCCAGATGCGCAGGAAGGAGCGCGTAGCGCGACTGAAAGCGCCTCTGGCGCGGCCGAAGTCAAACGCTGGTCGACCGGCCGCAAGCGTAGCGTGGTGCTTCGGCTGCTGCGCGGCGAACCCGTTGACGCCGTGTCCCGCGAAGTCGGTGTGACGATCGCCGAGCTCGAGCAATGGCGTGAACTGGCGCTGGCCGGCATGGAGGCCGGCCTCAAGGCACGCACCACCGATCCACTGCAAGCGCGGCTGAACGACGCCGTGCGACGGGTCGGCGAGTTGTCCATGGAAGTCGAGATCCTGCGCAAGGAGCGTGAGTTGCAGGCCCGTCGCCCTTTGAGCGTCCGGAGATCGTCGACATGA
- a CDS encoding tannase/feruloyl esterase family alpha/beta hydrolase, with product MSRQPEPVHAGNHIKKTHDFAAYIAKRRYGSAFVHSYFIGGSSGGRQALMAAQRFPQDYDGIISTFPASGITGLWLQMGRIAKSLLAPGGYVTPAKGNALLAVVMNQCDALDGVADGIISNPSACVFDPTLIRCPGGVDTGDTCLSDAQINTMTTASTPLNFSFDLANGIQTFPAYNAFTGADFWSTALAWGASATGATIEPGVNGKSAFFYTFSNDMLRFTVARDPSLSILNFTPADPGPLTARVQAVSALMDSTSIDLTQFAAPPFFLDTDLG from the coding sequence GTGTCCAGACAACCGGAGCCGGTACACGCAGGCAACCACATTAAGAAGACGCATGATTTTGCAGCGTACATCGCAAAGAGACGTTATGGCTCGGCCTTCGTGCACAGTTATTTTATTGGCGGATCGAGCGGCGGACGACAAGCCCTGATGGCGGCGCAGCGATTCCCACAAGACTACGACGGTATCATCTCGACATTTCCGGCCTCGGGAATTACAGGACTATGGCTCCAAATGGGGAGAATTGCGAAATCTCTCCTAGCGCCCGGAGGATACGTCACCCCTGCTAAAGGCAACGCGCTTCTGGCAGTGGTCATGAACCAATGTGACGCTTTGGATGGCGTGGCTGACGGAATAATTAGTAACCCTTCAGCGTGCGTGTTCGATCCGACGCTGATTCGCTGCCCCGGCGGAGTCGACACCGGAGACACATGCTTGTCCGACGCGCAAATCAATACAATGACCACCGCTTCGACACCACTTAACTTTAGCTTTGATCTGGCAAACGGAATTCAAACTTTTCCGGCATACAACGCATTCACCGGGGCAGATTTTTGGTCCACTGCGCTGGCTTGGGGCGCGTCAGCCACCGGTGCCACAATCGAACCCGGAGTGAACGGGAAAAGCGCGTTTTTTTACACGTTCTCAAACGACATGCTGCGTTTCACGGTCGCTCGCGATCCTAGCTTAAGCATTCTAAATTTTACCCCTGCCGACCCGGGGCCACTGACCGCGCGCGTCCAAGCGGTGAGCGCGCTCATGGATAGCACGAGCATTGACTTGACTCAATTTGCGGCGCCTCCGTTTTTTTTGGACACAGATTTGGGGTAA
- a CDS encoding integrase core domain-containing protein, with product MGDPEFIGEGHRKVWARLRILHDIRVSRTRVLRLMREHSLLSPHRQARGEPNLHDGRITTDCPNEMWGTDGVRIATVDDGMVWIFSAVDHCDGMCTGIHAAKIGDRFAALEPISQGLLDEFGSVLADAGRGLSLRMDHGSQYTSDDFRNQIRFWGIAPSYAFVAEPQTNGVAERFNRTMKEQAIHGRIFKNLEEVRAAAIAFKDRYNRDWRLEKLGFKSPLEARQERLMKLAA from the coding sequence GTGGGTGATCCTGAGTTCATCGGCGAGGGGCATCGCAAGGTCTGGGCGCGCTTGCGTATCCTGCACGACATCCGGGTCTCCCGGACCCGCGTGCTGCGACTGATGCGCGAGCACAGCCTGCTGTCGCCGCACCGGCAAGCGCGAGGCGAACCCAACCTTCACGATGGCCGGATCACAACCGATTGCCCGAATGAGATGTGGGGCACCGACGGCGTGCGCATCGCGACCGTGGACGACGGCATGGTGTGGATCTTCTCGGCCGTTGATCATTGCGACGGCATGTGTACCGGCATTCATGCCGCGAAGATTGGCGACCGCTTTGCTGCCCTCGAGCCGATCTCCCAGGGGCTGCTGGACGAATTCGGTTCCGTGCTCGCCGATGCGGGCCGCGGGCTGTCGCTGCGTATGGATCACGGTTCGCAGTACACGTCGGACGACTTCCGTAACCAGATCCGGTTCTGGGGCATCGCGCCGAGCTATGCCTTCGTCGCCGAACCCCAGACCAACGGCGTCGCCGAGCGATTCAACCGGACAATGAAGGAACAGGCTATTCATGGACGCATCTTCAAAAACCTGGAGGAAGTTCGTGCCGCCGCCATCGCGTTCAAGGATCGATACAATCGCGACTGGCGTCTTGAAAAGTTGGGCTTCAAATCACCCCTCGAAGCCCGTCAGGAACGGCTGATGAAGCTGGCCGCCTGA
- a CDS encoding IS4 family transposase, which translates to MPSIDDNADWADTEFGAANLGDARLTSRLVALARRLASSPDCPFPRSLNAAELKAAYRFFDNEQVDTDGVLAPHIEQTLRRMTRIPVVLAVQDTTEFNLSHLKATEGLGYGTGNASRGFMLHSLLAVTPEGLPLGVLGMKTWVRPDAQLGKKQQRKHLPVADKESVKWLEGIAHLGALKARCPETLVIGIGDRESDLYEVFTAERPRGVEWLIRAKSDRKTVNPEHSLWEAVAATAPLGETELQVPPVGNQPRRVARLTLRCTPVRLRPPQRPSSRLAEVTVYAIHALETTPPADIEPLEWMLLSSVPTITFEDTLERLGWYARRWTIESWHRVLKSGCSIEKRQFGNLERFVRSTALFAVISWRIMYATLLGRADPDLSCEVLLQPDEWRALHSRTHRTSKPPTAIPSLGEVVLWIAKLGGYLNRKHDHPPGPTVMWRGFLVLHEITEMYRIFRQDE; encoded by the coding sequence TTGCCTTCCATAGACGATAACGCTGACTGGGCCGATACCGAATTCGGTGCGGCCAATCTGGGCGATGCCCGTTTGACGAGCCGACTGGTCGCGCTGGCGCGACGGTTGGCAAGTAGTCCTGATTGCCCATTCCCGCGCTCGCTCAATGCCGCCGAGCTCAAGGCAGCCTATCGTTTTTTCGACAACGAACAGGTCGATACGGATGGCGTACTTGCTCCGCACATTGAACAGACCCTGCGGCGCATGACCCGCATACCGGTCGTGCTTGCGGTGCAGGACACGACCGAATTCAACCTGAGCCACCTCAAAGCGACCGAAGGACTGGGCTACGGCACGGGCAACGCTTCGCGCGGCTTCATGCTGCACAGCCTGCTGGCCGTCACGCCAGAAGGTTTGCCGCTGGGTGTGCTGGGTATGAAGACCTGGGTGCGACCCGACGCGCAATTAGGCAAGAAGCAGCAGAGAAAGCACCTTCCGGTTGCAGACAAGGAGAGCGTCAAGTGGCTCGAAGGCATCGCGCATCTGGGCGCCCTCAAGGCACGCTGTCCCGAGACCCTGGTGATTGGAATCGGTGACCGGGAAAGCGACCTCTACGAAGTGTTCACGGCCGAGCGTCCGCGAGGCGTTGAGTGGCTGATCCGAGCCAAGTCGGATCGCAAGACCGTCAACCCCGAGCACTCCCTCTGGGAGGCCGTTGCCGCGACCGCCCCGCTGGGCGAAACGGAGTTACAGGTCCCGCCAGTGGGTAATCAACCCAGGCGCGTCGCCCGTCTGACACTGCGGTGTACGCCAGTGCGACTGAGGCCTCCGCAACGGCCTTCATCCCGGCTCGCCGAGGTCACAGTCTATGCGATCCACGCCCTTGAAACCACGCCGCCGGCGGACATCGAGCCGCTCGAATGGATGCTGCTCAGTTCCGTGCCGACGATCACGTTTGAGGACACCCTTGAACGACTCGGCTGGTATGCCCGCCGATGGACGATTGAGTCGTGGCACCGCGTACTGAAGAGTGGCTGCAGCATTGAAAAGCGTCAGTTCGGCAACCTTGAGCGGTTCGTACGGTCGACCGCGCTATTTGCGGTGATCAGCTGGCGCATCATGTACGCGACGTTGCTGGGTCGTGCCGATCCGGACCTGTCGTGCGAAGTCCTTCTGCAACCAGACGAATGGCGCGCGCTTCATAGCCGCACCCATCGCACGTCAAAACCACCGACTGCAATACCTTCACTCGGTGAGGTCGTGCTGTGGATTGCAAAACTCGGTGGGTACCTGAACCGCAAGCATGACCACCCACCCGGTCCCACCGTCATGTGGCGTGGATTTCTCGTCCTGCACGAGATCACCGAGATGTATCGCATCTTCAGGCAAGACGAATAA
- a CDS encoding transposase, which produces MLKKTDVNGVAPEALEGARSATGSASGAAEVKRWSTGRKRGVVLRLLRGEPVDAVSREVGVTIAVLKQWRELALAGMEAGLKARTSDPLEARLNDAVRRVGELSMENEILRKERELQARRPLTARRSST; this is translated from the coding sequence ATGTTGAAGAAAACAGATGTAAACGGGGTTGCGCCAGAGGCGCTGGAAGGAGCGCGTAGCGCGACTGGAAGCGCCTCTGGCGCCGCCGAAGTCAAGCGTTGGTCGACCGGTCGCAAACGCGGCGTGGTGCTTCGGTTGCTGCGTGGCGAACCCGTCGACGCCGTGTCCCGTGAAGTCGGTGTGACGATCGCCGTGCTCAAGCAATGGCGTGAGCTGGCACTGGCCGGCATGGAGGCCGGCCTGAAGGCACGCACCAGCGATCCCCTGGAAGCCCGGCTCAATGACGCCGTGCGGCGCGTCGGCGAGTTGTCTATGGAAAACGAGATCCTGCGCAAGGAACGTGAACTGCAGGCCCGTCGCCCTTTGACCGCTCGGAGATCGTCGACATGA
- a CDS encoding tannase/feruloyl esterase family alpha/beta hydrolase, translated as MRNRLTRGRSSAIARALLAASTIAISGCGGHDSAPANVAAQTSAAMCSALAGMTVPASSIGLPTTGATVISATLVADTDPGNTNGEYCKVLGSIHPVDFNAPDIHAEVDLPTNFNGKSVHFGGAGFDGTIPATEGSPLDGFLAGAEPAGVTTPLRRGYVTLGSDSGHEGTLFDGSFAANDEALANYAGNHMPRLLFFLTQIWGKTWVQNWSC; from the coding sequence ATGAGAAATCGGTTAACAAGGGGCCGAAGCTCGGCAATTGCGCGTGCTTTGTTAGCGGCATCGACTATTGCCATATCCGGCTGCGGCGGCCATGACTCCGCGCCGGCAAACGTCGCGGCGCAGACGTCGGCTGCGATGTGTAGTGCGTTGGCCGGCATGACGGTTCCCGCCTCCTCTATCGGGTTACCGACAACCGGTGCCACTGTCATATCCGCCACGCTCGTTGCTGACACTGATCCTGGCAATACAAATGGTGAGTATTGCAAAGTACTTGGAAGTATTCATCCGGTGGATTTCAACGCGCCCGATATTCATGCGGAGGTGGACCTTCCGACTAACTTCAACGGAAAATCTGTTCACTTTGGTGGCGCGGGTTTTGACGGCACCATCCCCGCTACTGAGGGCTCTCCGCTCGATGGTTTCTTAGCCGGCGCAGAGCCAGCAGGCGTCACAACGCCGTTGCGCAGAGGTTACGTGACTCTCGGGAGCGACAGCGGGCATGAGGGAACCCTCTTCGATGGCTCATTCGCAGCTAATGATGAGGCACTCGCTAATTACGCAGGCAACCACATGCCGCGCCTCCTGTTTTTCTTGACACAGATTTGGGGTAAAACGTGGGTCCAAAACTGGAGTTGTTGA
- a CDS encoding acetyl-CoA C-acyltransferase, translating into MPTSSTSNDPVVIVGAARTPLGGFQGDFASLTAPQLGASAIRAAVHRAGLQPEAVDEMLMGCVLPAGLGQAPARQAALGAGLPLSAGCTTINKVCGSGMKATMLAHDLLLTGSQRVIVAGGMESMSNAPYLLPKARSGQRLGHGQVLDHMFFDGLEDHYGSASDGRLMGTFAEDCARHFGFSREEQDAYAATSTLRAQQAQRDGLFRWEITPVAVPGRSGEKFFDEDAAPAKAQLDKIPTLKPSFGKDGTVTAANSSSISDGAAALVLMRQSTARERGLSTLAVIQAHATHSQEPAWFTTAPVGAIQKLLTKVGWQVDDVDLWEINEAFAVVVMAAMRELSLPHERVNVHGGACALGHPIGATGARLVVTLLAALRQRGARRGVASVCIGGGEATALAIEIV; encoded by the coding sequence ATGCCTACCTCTTCGACTTCCAATGATCCCGTCGTTATCGTCGGTGCCGCACGCACGCCGCTGGGCGGCTTCCAGGGCGACTTCGCCTCGCTGACAGCGCCGCAACTTGGCGCCAGCGCGATCCGCGCCGCAGTGCATCGGGCCGGGCTGCAGCCTGAGGCCGTAGACGAGATGCTGATGGGCTGCGTGCTGCCCGCCGGCCTGGGCCAGGCGCCCGCACGTCAAGCGGCGCTGGGGGCCGGGCTGCCGCTTTCGGCGGGCTGCACCACGATCAATAAGGTCTGCGGCTCGGGCATGAAAGCCACGATGCTGGCGCACGATCTGCTGTTGACCGGGAGTCAACGCGTGATCGTGGCCGGCGGCATGGAATCCATGAGCAACGCGCCGTACCTGCTGCCCAAGGCCCGTTCGGGCCAGCGCCTGGGGCACGGCCAGGTGCTGGACCACATGTTCTTCGACGGGCTGGAGGACCACTACGGCTCCGCCTCCGACGGCCGCCTGATGGGCACCTTCGCCGAGGACTGTGCGCGCCATTTCGGTTTCAGCCGTGAGGAGCAAGACGCCTATGCTGCCACCTCCACGCTGCGCGCGCAGCAGGCGCAGCGCGACGGCCTGTTCCGGTGGGAAATCACGCCGGTGGCCGTGCCGGGCCGCAGTGGCGAGAAATTCTTCGACGAAGACGCGGCGCCAGCGAAGGCGCAACTGGACAAGATCCCCACCCTCAAGCCCTCCTTCGGCAAGGACGGCACCGTCACGGCGGCCAACTCCAGTTCGATCTCCGATGGTGCAGCAGCGTTGGTGCTGATGCGCCAGTCCACCGCACGCGAGCGTGGCTTATCAACGCTGGCCGTTATCCAAGCGCATGCCACGCACTCACAGGAGCCGGCCTGGTTCACTACTGCGCCCGTGGGTGCGATCCAGAAGCTGCTCACCAAGGTGGGGTGGCAGGTTGACGACGTCGACCTGTGGGAGATCAATGAGGCCTTCGCCGTGGTGGTCATGGCCGCGATGCGCGAGCTGTCGCTGCCGCACGAGCGAGTGAATGTGCATGGCGGGGCCTGCGCGCTGGGTCACCCGATCGGCGCTACCGGCGCACGTCTTGTCGTGACGCTACTGGCCGCACTTCGCCAGCGCGGTGCCAGGCGCGGCGTGGCAAGCGTGTGCATCGGCGGAGGCGAGGCCACCGCTCTGGCGATTGAGATCGTCTGA
- a CDS encoding 3-hydroxyacyl-CoA dehydrogenase: MQIQDKGFVVTGGGSGLGAATARRLVAGGARVLLVDLNQDAGTTLATELGRNAHFAKADISDAASAEDALAAFRDTFGTLHGLINCAGVAPAEKVLGREGPHRLESFARTVNINLIGAFNMVRLGAACMAENMPDSDGERGVIINTASVAAFDGQIGQAGYAASKGGVVAMTLPIARELARHGIRVVAIAPGIMETPMLKGMPTEVQDALGKMVPFPARLGRPDEFAGLVQHILENAYLNGEVIRLDGAIRMAAK; the protein is encoded by the coding sequence ATGCAGATTCAAGATAAAGGTTTTGTCGTCACGGGCGGCGGCTCAGGGCTTGGCGCGGCGACGGCGCGCCGCCTGGTAGCGGGCGGCGCCCGCGTGCTGCTCGTAGACCTGAATCAGGACGCTGGTACCACGCTGGCGACGGAATTGGGCCGCAATGCCCACTTCGCCAAGGCCGATATATCCGACGCGGCCAGCGCGGAGGATGCGTTGGCCGCATTCCGCGACACCTTCGGCACGCTGCATGGCCTGATCAATTGCGCCGGCGTGGCGCCCGCCGAGAAAGTGCTTGGCCGCGAAGGCCCGCACCGGCTGGAGAGTTTCGCGCGCACCGTTAACATCAACTTGATCGGCGCCTTCAACATGGTGCGGCTGGGCGCGGCCTGCATGGCCGAGAACATGCCCGACTCCGATGGCGAGCGCGGGGTCATCATTAACACCGCGTCAGTCGCGGCCTTCGATGGCCAGATCGGGCAGGCGGGCTACGCCGCCTCCAAAGGCGGGGTGGTCGCGATGACGCTGCCTATCGCGCGCGAATTGGCGCGCCATGGCATTCGCGTGGTCGCCATCGCGCCTGGGATCATGGAGACGCCCATGCTCAAAGGCATGCCCACGGAGGTACAGGACGCGCTCGGGAAGATGGTCCCCTTTCCCGCGCGCCTCGGACGGCCTGACGAGTTCGCGGGCCTTGTGCAGCACATCCTCGAAAACGCCTACCTCAACGGCGAGGTGATTCGCCTTGATGGCGCCATCCGCATGGCAGCCAAGTGA
- a CDS encoding AraC family transcriptional regulator codes for MNDTRDKGTTSIGLVREAILVATQRNLDVAAALQHAGIAAELLNAPRARVPALAFSRLWTALADLMDDEFFGLDSHPLRRGSYALMCHAVLHAADLGHALRRMLKFLRAVLDDIHGELRCEGEYALIILHDDGPTRRLFAYGTWFILVHGLACWLARRRIPLIEMRFRASAPIDDSDYRMRFCEEVTFSADETLIRFDRSFLDLKLTETETSLRAFLENAPANILVKYRNESSTTALIRRRLRNQIPDDWPDLDTLSQLLNQSSATLQRRLLAEGTNYRQLKDELRRDIAIDLFSTSSLTVAEVAARTGFQETSAFHRAFRKWTGASPGMYRHGRATPSS; via the coding sequence ATGAATGACACTCGAGACAAGGGCACAACTTCCATTGGCCTGGTGCGTGAAGCGATACTTGTCGCTACGCAACGTAATCTGGATGTGGCGGCCGCGCTGCAGCACGCCGGTATCGCGGCAGAATTGTTGAATGCCCCGAGAGCACGCGTGCCCGCATTGGCTTTTTCGCGCCTGTGGACGGCTCTGGCCGACTTGATGGACGACGAGTTCTTCGGTCTGGATAGCCACCCACTGCGCCGGGGCAGTTACGCTCTGATGTGCCACGCAGTTCTGCATGCAGCAGACCTGGGACACGCGCTGCGTCGCATGCTGAAGTTTCTGCGCGCGGTTCTCGACGACATCCACGGGGAGCTACGCTGTGAGGGCGAGTATGCACTGATCATCCTGCATGATGATGGACCGACGCGCCGCCTCTTTGCCTACGGGACGTGGTTCATCCTCGTGCACGGCTTAGCGTGTTGGCTGGCACGCAGACGGATTCCGTTGATCGAGATGAGATTTCGCGCTTCCGCGCCGATCGATGACAGCGACTACCGCATGCGCTTCTGCGAGGAGGTGACGTTCTCCGCGGACGAGACCCTGATCCGGTTCGATCGCAGTTTCCTCGACCTCAAACTGACGGAGACGGAAACGAGTCTGCGCGCATTCCTGGAGAATGCACCGGCGAACATCCTGGTGAAATACCGCAATGAATCCAGCACTACCGCCCTGATAAGGCGCCGCTTGCGAAACCAGATCCCCGACGACTGGCCTGACCTCGACACGCTATCGCAGTTACTGAATCAGTCCTCGGCCACGCTGCAGCGCCGCCTGCTGGCCGAGGGGACCAACTACCGGCAACTGAAGGACGAATTGCGCCGTGACATCGCTATCGACCTGTTTTCGACCAGTTCTCTCACGGTCGCGGAGGTCGCTGCGCGGACTGGATTTCAGGAGACCAGCGCATTTCACAGGGCCTTCAGGAAGTGGACTGGGGCCAGCCCCGGAATGTACCGCCATGGCAGGGCGACCCCTTCAAGCTAA
- a CDS encoding ISL3 family transposase: MNQTQLFEAALGIKAPWYVQGVDFDAARRELTIAVDFVAGTRFPYPGVAGEHPAHDTQIKRLRHLNFFQHECYLEVRVPRVRLPDGSVRLVEPDWIGKLDGFTLLFEALVLTLCREMTFAAVARVVNLSWHRVKAICDRYVDLAVAATDLSEVTAVAIDETSARRGQDYISLVADMDARRVVFVTPGKDAGVVERFARHLEEHNATPAQIESVSIDMSAAFIKGVDEHLPDARVTFDKFHVVAHASKALDGVRRAQQKTDPSLKGMRWSLLKDAEKLDLAQLTDLEALISQYATNRTARAWMYREQLREILDRKQIHVVSKMLRRWCGNVMRSKVEPMKDVARMIRRHFDGIIAWAQTRQTNGFIEAINGLFQAAKRKARGYASFKTMRTVLFLIAGKLDFSALNPHAS, translated from the coding sequence ATGAACCAGACCCAACTGTTTGAAGCCGCCTTGGGAATCAAGGCCCCGTGGTACGTGCAAGGCGTCGATTTCGATGCCGCGCGGCGTGAACTGACCATTGCCGTGGACTTTGTCGCGGGTACGCGCTTTCCCTATCCCGGCGTCGCGGGCGAGCATCCGGCTCACGACACCCAGATCAAGCGGCTGCGCCACCTCAACTTCTTTCAGCACGAGTGCTATCTGGAGGTTCGGGTGCCGCGGGTGCGTCTGCCGGACGGCTCGGTGCGCCTGGTCGAACCCGACTGGATAGGCAAGCTGGACGGCTTCACGCTGCTGTTTGAAGCGCTCGTGCTGACGCTGTGCCGGGAGATGACATTTGCCGCGGTGGCCCGCGTGGTGAACCTGTCGTGGCATCGGGTGAAGGCCATCTGTGACCGTTACGTGGACCTGGCCGTGGCCGCGACCGACCTGTCCGAAGTTACCGCGGTGGCCATTGACGAAACGTCGGCCCGACGTGGGCAGGACTATATCTCGCTGGTCGCCGACATGGACGCAAGGCGCGTGGTCTTCGTCACGCCAGGCAAGGATGCCGGCGTTGTCGAACGCTTTGCCCGGCACCTGGAGGAACATAATGCCACGCCTGCACAGATCGAATCGGTCAGCATCGACATGTCGGCTGCCTTCATCAAGGGCGTGGACGAACACCTGCCCGACGCGCGTGTGACCTTCGACAAGTTTCATGTCGTGGCGCATGCGTCCAAAGCGCTTGATGGTGTGCGCCGCGCGCAGCAGAAAACCGATCCCTCGCTGAAGGGCATGCGCTGGTCGCTGCTCAAGGATGCCGAGAAACTCGATCTCGCGCAACTGACCGATCTCGAGGCGCTGATCAGCCAGTACGCCACCAACCGCACGGCCCGAGCGTGGATGTACCGCGAGCAACTGCGCGAGATTCTCGATCGCAAACAGATCCACGTCGTCTCCAAAATGCTGCGCCGGTGGTGCGGCAACGTCATGCGTTCCAAGGTCGAGCCCATGAAGGACGTCGCGCGCATGATCCGTCGTCATTTCGACGGCATCATCGCGTGGGCGCAGACACGCCAGACCAATGGATTCATTGAGGCGATCAACGGCCTGTTTCAGGCCGCCAAGCGCAAGGCACGGGGATACGCCAGCTTCAAGACCATGCGCACCGTGCTGTTTCTCATCGCGGGCAAACTCGACTTCTCAGCACTCAATCCGCATGCCTCGTGA
- a CDS encoding glucose 1-dehydrogenase, protein MERVLDGKAIIITGGGGGIGRAAALGCAVAGARVVVADVGKAAGEATISLIREQGGEAVFVAVDVADETQVERLVATAIEEFGRLDGAFNNAGLSQTNVPLHELTVAQWRKVQGVNYDGVFFCMKHEIRAMLEGGGGSIVNVSSSLGRVSVPLAAEYCGSKAGVLGLTRAAAVDYGKKSIRVNAILPGVTKTPMVSSLVSNPQFAELLPRIEARHAMGRLGMPEEIAAAAVWLLSDQASFVTGAELAVDGGYLAM, encoded by the coding sequence ATGGAACGTGTTCTTGACGGAAAAGCCATTATCATCACCGGCGGGGGCGGGGGTATCGGTCGAGCTGCAGCGCTAGGATGCGCGGTTGCCGGGGCCCGCGTCGTCGTAGCCGATGTCGGCAAAGCAGCTGGCGAGGCCACCATATCGCTGATTCGAGAGCAAGGCGGGGAGGCTGTTTTCGTCGCAGTCGACGTTGCGGACGAAACGCAGGTCGAGAGGCTGGTGGCGACGGCTATCGAAGAATTTGGCCGGCTAGACGGGGCGTTCAACAACGCCGGACTTTCACAAACGAACGTGCCGTTGCATGAGCTAACGGTCGCTCAATGGCGGAAGGTCCAAGGCGTCAATTATGACGGCGTGTTCTTTTGCATGAAACACGAGATCCGCGCAATGTTGGAGGGCGGAGGTGGATCGATTGTCAACGTTTCATCGTCGCTCGGGCGCGTATCGGTGCCTCTCGCGGCTGAATATTGCGGCTCGAAAGCAGGAGTGCTCGGACTAACTCGCGCAGCCGCAGTCGACTACGGGAAAAAGAGTATTCGCGTTAATGCCATTCTTCCGGGTGTGACCAAGACGCCGATGGTTAGCTCCCTCGTTTCAAACCCGCAGTTCGCCGAGTTGCTGCCGAGAATCGAGGCCCGTCACGCGATGGGACGGCTAGGGATGCCGGAAGAAATCGCGGCAGCTGCTGTGTGGTTATTGTCCGATCAGGCGTCGTTTGTCACCGGCGCCGAACTAGCTGTGGACGGTGGATACCTCGCCATGTGA